The genome window CGTTCCCCGCGAACACATAACGCCATCCGCCCCGGTTTCTTCTAAGCAACGAATGGCATCATCAACTGAGAAAATATCCCCATTGGCAATGACAGGAATCGATAAAATATCTTTTACCCGCTTGATCCAGTGCCATTGCGCCTTCCCATTATAGCCTTGGGCCCGAGTGCGCCCATGTAACGTCAGCATTTGTGCGCCGGCTGCTTCCATCCGTTGGGCAAAGTCCAAGATATTGATTTCTTCCTCACTCCAGCCCAAACGGGTTTTTACAGAAACCGGGACATCTACGGCTTGCACTACGGCTTCAACAATTGCTGTTGCCACTTCTGGTTGACGCAATAAAGAAGAACCGCCTCCTTTTTTGGTAATTTTGTTAACCGGGCATCCCATATTAATATCGACGGTTTGTGCCCCCTCGGCAACTGCTTTGCGCGCTGCTTCTCCCATAAAATCGGGGCGACAGTCAAAGAGTTGAATACTGATTGGCGTTTCATCCGGTGCAATATTCATCACTTGCGGCAATTCCTTCAAATGATGAATTTCCTTGGCACTGACCATTTCGGTATAAAGCATCGATTCCGGGGCATAACGGCGGACTAAGCGACGAAATACCTGATCGGTCACGCCTGATAAAGGAGATTGCAAGACGCGACTGTTAACAGTGACTGAACCAATGTTAAGGACTGTATTTTGAGTGAGAGTGGCTGTGGACATAATAAGGAAAGGAGGAGTTGGGGGAGACAAGGTTAAGAGGATTAACCAAGAACCAATGACTAATGACTAATGACTAATGACTACAATTTAAGAATTCTGCATCATTTTCTCTTCTGATTGCACAATTGCAAGTCCTTCTTTGAGGGCAGCTAAACGATCTTGCAGCCAATATTCATCTCGAATTAAACCAGCAATTCCTAAGCTTTCTAAGCGGTTTTTCACTTTGCCAGTGGCACCGACAATCATTACCTCTCGCCCGGCGTTGAGCGCTTCTTGAATCGCATTTTCTATGGATAACGAAGACGTGACCCCGAGAACTGGAACTTCGCTTAAATCAACAATCAACACATCATAACTGTCAATAGCACGATGCTCGCGCGCGATCGCTTTTGCCACCCCAAAAATCATAGGACCACTGAGATGGAAGAGTAAAACGCGCCCATTGGCTAAGTCTAAAATTCTGCTTTCTTCTGAACTAAGTACAATTTGATCATCGGCATCCGTAATGGCTTTCACGGCGTTATTTTGAACTTGAGAAAGGCGATCAATGGTGAGAATATTGGCAATAAATACGCCCACTGCCACTGCAACCATTAAATCGACAAAGACAGTTAATAAGACAACTCCATAAACAATGCCCGCTGCTTTCCAAGAAATTTTGTGAACCCGTTTCAGGAATCCCCAGTCAATAATATTGATCCCAACTTTTAAAACAATTCCGGCTAAGACCGCCAAAGGAATGCCAGTTGTGAGAGGGGCAGCCCAAAGCACAATCACCAATAACACCAGGGCGCGGGTTAGTCCAGATACTGCTGTACGTCCCCCGGCTTGGATATTAACGACAGTGGGAGTCGTTGCACCAGAACCGGCAATTCCACCACCAAAACCGGTGAATAAATTCGCGATTCCTTGACCAATTAACTCCTTATTGGCTTTGTATTCTTGACGAGTTAAGCCCTCAGAAACGACACAAGTCAGTAAACAATCGATCGAGCCGACGGTTGCCAAGATAATGGCATTAACAAACATTAGTCGTAAATTGCCAGGAGTAAATGTCGGCACTTGTAACTCTGGTAAACCGGGAGTAATTTCACCAATGGTGCCAATGGTGCGAATATCCATTCCACTGAAAAAGATCATGGAAATTGCCGTGCCAATAATCAGAGCAATTAATTGTGGCGGAAC of Cyanobacteria bacterium GSL.Bin1 contains these proteins:
- a CDS encoding STAS domain-containing protein produces the protein MNITNTIHFRNLQGDILGGITTAVVALPMALAFGIASGAGAAAGLWGAVLIGFFAALFGGTPSLISEPTGPMTVIVTAVITELTANNPEQGLAMAFTVIMMAGGFQILFGVLRLGRYITMLPYNVISGFMTGIGVILIFVQLAPFLGQETPEGGVLGVLKNLPTLITNLDPWETLLGVITLAILFLYPSRWKRVVPPQLIALIIGTAISMIFFSGMDIRTIGTIGEITPGLPELQVPTFTPGNLRLMFVNAIILATVGSIDCLLTCVVSEGLTRQEYKANKELIGQGIANLFTGFGGGIAGSGATTPTVVNIQAGGRTAVSGLTRALVLLVIVLWAAPLTTGIPLAVLAGIVLKVGINIIDWGFLKRVHKISWKAAGIVYGVVLLTVFVDLMVAVAVGVFIANILTIDRLSQVQNNAVKAITDADDQIVLSSEESRILDLANGRVLLFHLSGPMIFGVAKAIAREHRAIDSYDVLIVDLSEVPVLGVTSSLSIENAIQEALNAGREVMIVGATGKVKNRLESLGIAGLIRDEYWLQDRLAALKEGLAIVQSEEKMMQNS
- the dusB gene encoding tRNA dihydrouridine synthase DusB; this encodes MSTATLTQNTVLNIGSVTVNSRVLQSPLSGVTDQVFRRLVRRYAPESMLYTEMVSAKEIHHLKELPQVMNIAPDETPISIQLFDCRPDFMGEAARKAVAEGAQTVDINMGCPVNKITKKGGGSSLLRQPEVATAIVEAVVQAVDVPVSVKTRLGWSEEEINILDFAQRMEAAGAQMLTLHGRTRAQGYNGKAQWHWIKRVKDILSIPVIANGDIFSVDDAIRCLEETGADGVMCSRGTLGYPFLVGEIDHFLKTGKKRPQPTAVELLTCAKEHLQGLWDYRGDRGIYQSRKHLAWYAKGFPGASQLRDQLSQIKGLEEGLTLLDTAISCRFPLLKQKAPAATIGQQLNEE